The Oscillospiraceae bacterium genome has a segment encoding these proteins:
- a CDS encoding HAD-IA family hydrolase: MNTQFKCAIFDLDGTLVNTIDDLGLATDYVLEQYGRTPKWTQADYKKLVGNGAKKLVERAFEHQLSPEQLEEAYAMFKVRYNAVKMDHAHAYPGIQAALDDLKTRGIRLGVVTNKPAEAARGMVEQIFGKDYFDVVIGATDDLPKKPDPTTVRMALEALGCSAKEAMYFGDSDVDMITGRNAGIETIGVSWGFRSFGELFAQHPAAIIDDPSHIPSLF, encoded by the coding sequence TTGAATACGCAGTTTAAGTGCGCCATCTTTGATTTGGACGGCACGCTGGTGAATACGATTGATGACCTGGGACTGGCTACGGACTATGTGCTGGAGCAGTACGGCCGCACGCCCAAGTGGACCCAGGCAGATTATAAGAAATTGGTAGGCAACGGCGCCAAAAAGCTGGTGGAGCGCGCTTTTGAGCACCAACTCTCACCGGAACAGCTGGAAGAAGCTTACGCTATGTTTAAGGTGAGGTATAACGCTGTTAAAATGGATCACGCCCATGCCTATCCCGGGATTCAGGCGGCGCTGGATGACTTAAAGACCAGGGGCATTCGCCTGGGCGTCGTCACCAACAAACCGGCGGAAGCTGCCCGGGGTATGGTGGAGCAGATCTTTGGCAAAGACTATTTTGATGTGGTAATCGGCGCCACGGACGACCTGCCCAAGAAACCGGACCCCACCACTGTGCGTATGGCGCTGGAGGCGCTGGGCTGCAGCGCCAAGGAGGCTATGTACTTTGGCGACAGTGATGTGGACATGATCACCGGGCGCAACGCGGGGATAGAGACCATCGGTGTGTCCTGGGGCTTTCGCTCCTTTGGAGAACTGTTTGCTCAGCACCCGGCGGCCATTATTGATGACCCCAGCCATATCCCCAGCCTTTTTTGA
- a CDS encoding sodium-dependent transporter, with protein sequence MSKSKNAKRFGTRWGFILASVGSAVGMANVWGFPNKMGQNGGGAFLLIYLLFVVLFGCIALPAEFAVGRWAGTGTLGSYARAWRSRSPKAEKAGGALGWLPLAGSMCIAIGYAVIVSYVLKALVDSVTGTLMTVDTASWFQAFSTKDFSVVPYHIIVVVGTLLTLLLGANSIEKTNKVMMPLFFIIFLVLAVRVALLPGAAEGYRFMLTPHWDALKDPKVWISAMGQAFFSLSVTGSGMIAYGAYLSKEEDVVGVARHTALFDTIAALVASLVIIPACFSYGLDVGAGPGLLFVTLPEILQDIPMGRLFAVILYVAMIFAGVSSLQNMFEAVAESLLHRFPKLSRKVVLVLLAVVCLGAGIGMETISKWGPWMDLVSIYIIPIGATLGAVSWFFIMKKDDLLAAVNTGSGKRHGVLWYNVGRFVYVPLAALLCGVALIAHVAF encoded by the coding sequence ATGTCTAAGTCAAAGAATGCAAAGCGCTTCGGCACCCGTTGGGGCTTTATCTTAGCGTCCGTGGGCTCGGCCGTGGGTATGGCCAATGTGTGGGGCTTTCCCAACAAAATGGGCCAGAACGGCGGCGGGGCGTTTTTGCTGATCTATTTATTATTTGTCGTGCTGTTCGGCTGCATTGCGCTGCCGGCTGAATTTGCTGTGGGCCGCTGGGCCGGCACCGGCACCCTGGGCTCTTATGCCCGCGCCTGGCGCTCCCGCAGTCCCAAGGCGGAGAAGGCCGGGGGTGCCCTTGGGTGGCTGCCGCTGGCCGGGTCTATGTGCATTGCCATCGGCTATGCGGTTATCGTTAGCTACGTGCTCAAGGCGCTGGTGGATTCGGTCACCGGCACGCTAATGACGGTGGATACCGCCAGCTGGTTTCAGGCTTTCTCTACAAAGGATTTTTCTGTGGTACCGTACCATATAATCGTGGTGGTGGGCACGCTGCTGACCCTGCTGTTGGGTGCCAACAGTATTGAAAAGACCAATAAAGTGATGATGCCGCTGTTTTTTATTATCTTCCTGGTGCTGGCGGTGCGTGTGGCGCTGCTGCCCGGCGCTGCCGAGGGCTATCGGTTTATGCTCACGCCCCATTGGGACGCACTGAAAGATCCGAAAGTGTGGATCAGCGCCATGGGACAGGCTTTCTTTTCCTTGTCCGTCACCGGTAGCGGTATGATTGCTTACGGCGCCTATTTGTCCAAAGAGGAGGATGTGGTAGGTGTTGCTCGCCATACGGCACTGTTTGATACCATTGCGGCGCTGGTGGCGTCCTTGGTGATTATTCCCGCGTGCTTCTCTTACGGGCTGGATGTGGGGGCAGGCCCCGGTCTGCTGTTTGTGACCCTGCCGGAGATCTTGCAGGACATTCCCATGGGCCGTCTGTTTGCGGTGATTCTTTATGTGGCCATGATCTTTGCCGGGGTCAGCTCCCTGCAAAATATGTTTGAGGCAGTGGCAGAGTCCCTGCTTCATCGATTCCCCAAGCTGAGCCGCAAGGTGGTGCTGGTGCTGCTGGCGGTGGTGTGCTTGGGTGCCGGGATCGGGATGGAGACCATCTCTAAGTGGGGACCGTGGATGGACCTGGTATCGATTTACATTATCCCCATCGGCGCCACCCTGGGTGCTGTGTCCTGGTTCTTTATTATGAAGAAGGACGATCTGCTGGCGGCAGTGAATACCGGCAGCGGTAAACGCCATGGTGTGCTTTGGTATAATGTGGGCCGTTTTGTCTATGTTCCCCTGGCAGCGCTGCTGTGCGGGGTGGCACTGATCGCTCATGTGGCGTTTTAA
- a CDS encoding YerC/YecD family TrpR-related protein, which translates to MGLNLHNKNLDFLFKAVLALENVEECYDFFEDLCTVQELNAISQRIVVAKMLSEKCVYTDIVNETGASTATISRVNRSLQYGCDGYDKIFERIDRQEQGNDESV; encoded by the coding sequence ATGGGACTGAATTTGCATAATAAGAATTTGGACTTTTTGTTTAAGGCTGTGCTGGCGCTGGAGAATGTAGAGGAGTGTTACGATTTCTTTGAGGATCTGTGCACCGTGCAGGAGCTCAACGCCATCAGCCAGCGCATTGTGGTGGCAAAGATGCTGTCCGAAAAATGCGTATATACGGATATTGTCAACGAGACCGGTGCGTCTACCGCTACCATCAGCCGGGTGAACCGCTCTTTGCAGTACGGCTGCGATGGGTATGACAAGATCTTTGAGCGGATCGACCGGCAAGAGCAGGGCAATGATGAATCCGTATGA
- a CDS encoding methyltransferase domain-containing protein, which translates to MMNPYDAWAQVYDHLTENVEYEARSAYISGFFLQYGVEPGAQVLDLACGTGSISRCLLERGYRVTGVDLSADMLTIAQSKCPEGAFYRASMTEYSAPAQFDACVCLLDSINHLTALSDVEDCFCRVAENLRPGGLFLFDVNTVYKHRQVLAGQTFVFDEEDYYLVWDNEVLDDTAVRVLIDLFCYNGESYDRLSDSFIERAYTYRQLTAALSEFEILGRYAELTTDAPGPETQRVFYVCKRKE; encoded by the coding sequence ATGATGAATCCGTATGATGCCTGGGCGCAGGTCTATGACCACCTGACGGAAAATGTGGAGTATGAAGCCAGAAGTGCGTACATTTCCGGCTTCTTTTTGCAATATGGGGTAGAACCGGGGGCACAGGTGCTGGATCTGGCCTGCGGCACCGGCAGTATCAGCCGCTGCCTTTTGGAGCGGGGCTACCGGGTTACCGGGGTGGATCTGTCTGCGGATATGCTCACCATCGCCCAAAGCAAGTGCCCGGAAGGCGCATTTTATCGGGCGTCCATGACGGAATATTCTGCCCCGGCGCAGTTTGATGCCTGCGTGTGTTTGCTGGACAGTATCAATCACTTAACGGCTTTGTCCGATGTGGAAGATTGCTTTTGCCGTGTGGCGGAGAATTTACGCCCCGGCGGGCTGTTTCTGTTTGATGTGAATACGGTTTATAAGCACCGGCAGGTGCTGGCAGGGCAGACCTTTGTGTTTGATGAAGAAGATTATTATTTGGTATGGGACAATGAGGTACTGGACGATACGGCAGTGCGGGTGCTCATCGACCTGTTTTGCTATAACGGCGAGAGTTATGACCGCTTAAGCGACAGCTTTATCGAGCGGGCCTATACCTATCGGCAGCTAACGGCGGCACTCTCGGAATTTGAGATTTTGGGTCGTTATGCGGAGCTGACCACAGACGCCCCCGGGCCGGAGACCCAGCGGGTGTTTTATGTTTGCAAGAGAAAGGAATAA
- the hslO gene encoding Hsp33 family molecular chaperone HslO, translating to MGKIVRFITEDGSAFILAADTTDIAARAEQIHHTSAVTTAALGRLLTAASMMGDMLKGADDSVTLRLNGGGPAGSLIAVSDSKGNPRGYVQNPVVELPLNDKGKLDVRGAVGTDGYLYVMKDVGLKEPYVGQTAIVSGEIAEDITNYFAVSEQTPSVCALGVLVNPDLTVQCAGGFLIQLLPGCPEETISAIETAIDSIPPVTTMLAQGLTVDEIAAKAMGTLKIDKLDEYPIAYRCNCNRERVETALLTAGEEELRQMIDAGEDIQVECHFCDKTYSFTPEQLNDLLKKSK from the coding sequence ATGGGCAAGATCGTAAGATTTATCACAGAGGACGGCAGCGCCTTTATTTTGGCGGCGGATACCACGGATATTGCCGCTCGGGCGGAGCAGATTCACCACACCTCTGCCGTGACCACAGCGGCTTTAGGCCGCCTACTGACGGCGGCGTCTATGATGGGCGATATGCTCAAGGGCGCGGACGACAGCGTGACCCTGCGCCTGAACGGCGGTGGACCGGCAGGCTCGCTGATCGCAGTGTCGGACAGCAAGGGCAATCCCCGGGGGTATGTGCAAAACCCGGTGGTGGAGCTGCCGCTGAACGATAAGGGTAAGCTGGATGTGCGGGGCGCCGTAGGTACGGACGGCTATCTGTATGTAATGAAAGATGTGGGGCTAAAGGAGCCGTATGTGGGTCAGACTGCCATTGTCAGCGGCGAGATCGCCGAGGATATTACCAATTATTTTGCCGTGTCCGAGCAGACCCCTTCCGTGTGCGCCTTGGGTGTGCTGGTGAACCCGGACCTGACCGTGCAGTGCGCCGGCGGCTTTTTGATCCAGTTGTTGCCCGGCTGCCCGGAGGAGACTATCTCTGCGATTGAGACGGCCATTGACTCTATCCCGCCGGTGACCACCATGCTGGCACAGGGGCTGACGGTAGACGAGATTGCCGCCAAGGCTATGGGCACCTTGAAAATTGACAAACTGGACGAATATCCCATTGCCTATCGCTGCAACTGCAACCGGGAGCGGGTGGAGACGGCGCTGCTCACCGCCGGGGAAGAAGAACTGCGCCAGATGATCGACGCAGGGGAGGATATTCAGGTGGAATGCCACTTCTGCGACAAGACTTACAGCTTCACACCGGAGCAGTTAAATGACCTGCTAAAAAAATCCAAATAA